In Haematobia irritans isolate KBUSLIRL chromosome 1, ASM5000362v1, whole genome shotgun sequence, a genomic segment contains:
- the LOC142225570 gene encoding FERM, ARHGEF and pleckstrin domain-containing protein 2-like: protein MSLDRRDLNMGSDKSSSLSRSEAGTYDVIQAEIQHAKRHELNTAQAALTNNNGPGATTRVTGTTGDSDVEANRRKWPTEKSYFLSKELLMSERTYKKDLEILNTNFRKELSEEDVENLQPLFQMLESMAQHHNIFLRDLEHRLVLWEGRGTHDSHRIGDVMLKNMAVLPIYDEYAQTLVDILECLNEMFENDNRFQQIYKDFEQQKICYLPIGELLMKPMQRMLHYQLILERLCDFYTEEHLDFTDCQAVYHLLSRTTKQIRNQMPDSLNFIHLCELQRDINGFDKLVQSQRRLIRQGCLLKHSVRGLQQRMFFLFSDILLYGSKSPIDQSFRILGHVPVRSLLTENGEHNSFSIFGGQCAITVSACTTAEKTLWLAELSKAAADIKNKPHTQLTLTNLKNCTSSEEGLDLLGLTNGNASMTTQQLLQQQQQQATQNKTPPSRSNTATHVCWHRGATVGLGDHIISAENQLSSYLLRKYKNSSGWQKLWVVFTSFCLYFYKSYQDEYALASLPLLGYTVGPPGVQDDVQKEFVFKLTFKNHVYFFRAESIHTYERWLEVLRSTTQTQDFKNIRATSHN, encoded by the exons ATGTCATTGGATCGACGAGACTTAAACATGGGATCGGATAAATCCTCATCCCTATCACGATCAGAAGCTGGAACCTATGATGTTATACAGGCAGAAATACAACATGCCAAACGACATGAATTGAATACAGCTCAAGCAGCGTTAACCAATAATAATGGACCTGGAGCTACAACCAGAGTTACGGGTACTACGGGCGATAGTGATGTAGAAGCAAACAGAAGG AAATGGCCCACtgagaaatcttactttttatcCAAAGAACTCTTGATGAGTGAACGCACGTATAAGAAAGATTTGGAAATATTGAATACAAATTTCCGCAAAGAACTTTCCGAAGAGGATGTAGAAAATCTACAACCTTTATTCCAAATGCTGGAATCCATGGCCCAACATCATAATATTTTCCTAAGAGATTTGGAACATCGTTTGGTGTTGTGGGAGGGACGTGGAACCCATGATAGCCATCGCATCGGAGATGTTATGCTAAAAAATATGGCTGTATTGCCCATCTATGATGAATATGCTCAAACACTTGTAGACATTTTGGAATGTTTGAATGAAATGTTCGAAAACGATAATCGATTCCAACAAATCTATAAAGATTTTGAACAACAAAAGATTTGCTACTTGCCCATTGGCGAACTACTGATGAAACCTATGCAGCGAATGCTGCACTatcaattgattttggaaa GACTTTGTGATTTCTATACCGAAGAACATTTGGACTTTACCGATTGTCAAGCTGTCTATCATCTATTATCCCGTACCACCAAACAAATACGCAATCAAATGCCCGATTCGCTTAATTTCATCCATTTGTGTGAATTGCAGAGGGATATCAATGGTTTTGATAAATTGGTCCAAAGTCAACGTCGTCTTATACGTCAAGGATGCCTATTGAAGCACTCTGTACGCGGCCTACAACAACGTATGTTCTTCCTATTCTCCGATATTCTCTTGTATGGATCTAAGTCACCCATTGATCAATCATTCCGGATTTTGGGTCATGTGCCCGTACGATCTTTGctaaccgaaaatggtgaacatAATTCTTTTTCGATTTTCGGTGGTCAATGTGCCATAACAGTGAGTGCTTGTACAACAGCCGAAAAGACTTTGTGGTTGGCGGAATTATCAAAAGCAGCAGCGGATATCAAAAATAAACCCCATACCCAATTGACtttgacaaatttgaagaattgca CCTCATCCGAAGAAGGCCTCGATCTGTTAGGTTTGACCAATGGCAATGCTTCGATGACAACTCAACAATTGctccagcaacaacaacagcaagctACACAAAACAAAACGCCACCCTCGCGAAGCAATACAGCCACACACGTATGCTGGCATCGTGGCGCCACCGTCGGTTTGGGAGATCATATCATTTCGGCCGAAAATCAACTTTCAAGCTATTTGCTGCGTAAATACAAGAACAGTAGCGGTTGGCAAAAACTTTGGGTGGTCTTTACCTCATTctgtttgtatttctataaatcgTATCAGGATGAATACGCCTTGGCCAGCTTGCCACTATTGGGTTATACAGTTGGTCCTCCAGGTGTCCAGGATGATGTCCAAAAGGAATTTGTCTTTAAGCTTACCTTTAAGAATCATGTGTACTTCTTTCGAGCTGAAAGTATTCATACATATGAAAG GTGGCTAGAAGTTCTACGTAGTACCACCCAAACTCAAGATTTTAAAAACATACGTGCCACATCTCATAATTGA
- the Ubc6 gene encoding ubiquitin conjugating enzyme 6, whose product MSTPARRRLMRDFKRLQEDPPTGVSGAPTDNNIMIWNAVIFGPHDTPFEDGTFKLTIEFTEEYPNKPPTVRFVSKVFHPNVYADGGICLDILQNRWSPTYDVSAILTSIQSLLSDPNPNSPANSTAAQLYKENRREYEKRVKACVEQSFID is encoded by the exons ACTTCAAGAAGATCCACCAACTGGTGTTTCTGGAGCGCCCACAGATAATAATATTATGATATGGAATGCTGTGATTTTTGGTCCACATGACACACCCTTCGAAGATGGTACATTCAAATTAACAATAGAATTCACCGAAGAATATCCCAATAAACCGCCAACGGTTAGATTTGTATCAAAAGTATTTCATCCCAATGTTTATGCTGATGGAGGCATTTGTTTGGATATTTTACAAAACAGATGGAGTCCCACATATGATGTATCAGCTATATTAACTTCAATACAG TCTTTATTGAGTGATCCAAATCCTAATTCTCCAGCTAATTCGACAGCTGCCCAACTTTATAAGGAAAATCGTCGGGAATACGAGAAACGAGTGAAAGCTTGTGTAGAACAAAGTTTCATCGATTAG